The following is a genomic window from Candidatus Omnitrophota bacterium.
AGCCTCCATTTGCGAAACGCCGCCTTCGGTTTTTATCGCCAGGACGCGAAACCAATACTTTTCAAATGGCTGCGGCCCTTGAGAATAATTATCGCTCAATAGAAACGTCCTATTGCCATCAAAGCGAAAATAATAAATATCCGGTGCGCCCGTCTGGCCGAGAAAATCGTACTGCGCGCCATTTTTACTGATGTAAATATGAACGTTGGCATACTCTTCCGTCCCTGGATTGAACTTGATCGCCAAGGCTCTTTCCAATGAGGAATCGGCGTCGAAACCGCCGCTTAAATCCGTTCCATGATACAAATCGTCGGTTACAATGGCCTTATGCGCGGGAATATCGTCAGGATTGGCGATCTTTTTCAGAGCGATGGAAGCGCCTCCCGTTAAATTGAAACCTATGGGCGCAGGTTGATTTAACACGGTCGACCGATTTTGATTTTTGTCGTTTTTATATAAGCCCCAAACTCGGAATTGATACTGCGCATTTACATCCGGATTTTTCCAGACAAAGCGGCGATAGGTTCCATCGGTGGTACTCCCCAGAAAAAAATAACCGCCATCGCCTCTGCGGACATAAATCTGCCAAGCATAAACCGGTAAATCGCCGTCGTAATTCCAACGAATATCGATCAAACGGTTGCCGATGTCGTCGAAATCGGTCGATCCGGAAAGCGGTTCTTGACTGCGCTCGTCATCGAAGACTTCGACGGTATTTTGGGAAAGCGCAAAACTCGTTACATCCGTTAACATCATCCCAAAGAATATGGCCAAGAGAGAAACGATATTTTTCTTCATGATGGGTTTTTCTTCTTTCCCATATAGATTGATCGCTTCGAGATCGAATAGCCGTTATGGCAGGCTGCGCTTCGTTTTGAGCCTATTCTATATAACGAGACGTTCGGCTCTCGACGCCTAGCCCCAAAGGGGCGAAATATAACAGCCAGCGGGCAACGCCCCTGGAGAAGGATTAAATAAAAGAAATCACCCCTTCGGGGTGAATTCCTTTATATCATTCCTTTATATTACATGAATAGACGCACAGGCGCGCCTCAGCGTTCCTCTATCGCCCGATCATTTTCTCGAGTTCCTCTTCCGAAAGAATCGTAACGCCCAATTTCTCCGCTTTGGACTTTTTGGAACCGGCTTTTTCTCCTGCTATGACGAAATCGGTGCTTGCGCTCACCGAACTGGTCGCTCTGCCTCCTCGTTGGCGGATGAGTTCCGAAGCCTCTTCGCGAGTATATTTCGCCAGCGTTCCCGTGAGTACGAAGGTTTTCCCCGCGAAGGGCGAATTGGCGGCGGGGGGTGCGGCGATCTCCTGTTCGAAGCGCAATCCCGCTTCCTCCAGACGCTTTAATTCTTCCAAATTCGATTCTCGATGGAAAAAATGGTAGATGCTCTCGGCGACGGTAGGACCGATTTCGTCGATGGACGATAGCGCTTCTTCCGACAGGTCTTTCAATTCCCATAGACTTTTCCGGTTTTGCATTAACACCGATGCGAGATGGCTGCCCACATGGCGCACGCCCAGCGCGAAGAGAATGCGATCGACGGGCCGCGACTTGCTCCGCTCGATGCCGGAGCAAGTGTTTCGCGCGGATTTATCCCCCATGCGTTCCAATGACGCCAGTTGTTCATGTTGAAGGCGGTACAAATCCGATAGGCGGGCGACTAATCCTTTCTCGACTAATACATTCACCAGTTTTTCCCCGACGCCTTCGATATCCATGGCGTTGCGGCTTACGAAATGTTCGATGCGTTTTTTCAACTGATCGGGGCAGGAGAGATTGATGCAGCGGAACGCCACTTCCTCCCTCTCCCGCACGATCCCGCCGCCGCAGGAAGGGCATTTCGTTTCCAGCTCGTAAGGCTTCTGCGATCCGTCGCGCTTCTCCGCCAGGACGCGCACTACCTTGGGGATGATCTCTCCGCCTTTCTGAATGATGACTCGGTCGCCGACGCGGATGTCCTTGCGCTTGATCTCTTCAAAATTATGCAGCGTGGCATGGCGGATGACGGTACCCGCCAACGGCGCCGGCTCCAGGATAGCGCGCGGCGTAACGGCGCCGGTGCGGCCCACGCCCAGTTCGATGGCTAACAGCGTTGTTTCCGCCTCTTCAGCGGCGAATTTATAGGCGATGGCCCAACGCGGGCTTTTCGAGGTATACCCCAACCTTTCGCGGGCGGCGTAAGAATTGACCTTGACGACCAGCCCGTCTACTTCAAACTCCAACTCGCGCCGCTTGATATCCCATTGCCGCGCCCGTTCAATCACGCCCTCGACGCCCAATTCCAACGTACAGCCGGGAACGGTTCTCAATCCCCATGTTTCCAGCGCTTGCAGCAGCGCGAAATCCTCCGCATACGTTTTCCCGGCGATTTCGCCAATCGTATGGATAAAGAGATCAAGCGGACGTTTGTCCGTCTGCGCGGGATTGAGCAATTTCAGGGTTCCGGCGGCGGCGTTGCGGGGATTAGCGAAGGGCATCTCGCCTTCCTCCTCGCGTTCTTCGTTCATCTTAAGGAAGGCATGGCTAGGGATATAAACCTCGCCGCGTACGTCCAGGAATTCCGGCCAGTCCTCTCCCCGTAGAATCAACGGCAGAGACCGGATCGTCTTGACGTTTTGCGTTACGTCGTCGCCGGTCTTGCCGTCACCCCGCGTTACGGCGCGTTCGAACCGGCCTTGGCGGTAATGAAGAGAAACCGCCACGCCGTCGACTTTCGGCTGTACGACGTAGGTAACTTCTGCTCCGCCGAGTCCTTTCACAGTGCGGTTATGAAATTCCCTGATCTCCGCCTCGGAATAGGTATTGCCGATGGAAAGCATGGGAACCCGATGTTCGAAGGAAACGAAAGATTCCAACGGCTGCCCGCCGACCCGCTGCGTCGGCGAATCCGGCGTGCGGAATTCGGGATGTTTCTCTTCCAAATCCTCCAATTGCTTCAGCAGGCGATCGAATTCCTCGTCGCCGATTTCCGGTTGCGCCAATACGTAATATAAGTACTCATGCCTGCGGATATCATCTCGCAGTTGGATGATTTTATCCTTGATGTCTTCGGACATTGCGATTTTCCTGCGTATAGAAAAATGAATCGTATTTGAAAATGTATCCTATAGCCATCGTAAAAAGAAGAAAGACGAGTTGGCGAAGAACGATTTGGAATAGGAGCCGGAGATCATAGACGGCTGTATAGGAGGCATAATAACGATCAAAATCTTATTAGGAATGAAAGCGGAATCTGCTGGTAAAGCGGCAAAGCGCCTATTTTCTCAGCCTATCAAGCCATAGAACTTGATTTTTTTTACTCCTCCCGGTTTTCTTGTAAAATTATATTTGGTGAAATGCGACTTTAAAAGAGCAAATTCTTTATGAATAAGCCTTAAAGAAACGATAATGAATAATTACTGAATTTTTAACTTGACATCTCGAAACAATAATTTTAAAATTAGACAATATCTAATTTTATTGGTAATGTGGTTGGGCGTATTCATTTGTTTGACGTTTTTTTTGTTTTCTATTTTCGATTTTTCCTGGGCGCTGGGCTTTTAGAATAAGTCGGTAGTTGTCGTATCGCGTCGAATCGCGAAAAGCGCGCAGTTCCTGGGAGAAAAAGCAAGTATGGGAAATAAACAGGAGGGAAATATGTTTGTTCATGAATTGCAGTTGAAAGCGTCTGCCACCGTTCATATCAACAACGTGCACAATCCTCCCATCGATGTGGAGGGCGAAGTGACATGTTTTACCGTGGCCTGCATGCATTTTTACTGCGACAACAAAGTCCCCATTCCTTCGAAAGGCGTCGTGAAATTCTCTACGGGGAATGGCCGTGGTTTCCTCGAGTTGAATGTGGACATCATCTCTCGCATCGAACGCCCCAAAAACTTCTGGACCTGGAAATCGCCGCCGAAATATGAGGTTCGCCTTTCGCTAAGCAACAATTCTAAAGAAGCGGAAGAACGATACCAAGCGTTCATCCATCGGATGTTGTTCGGTCAAAGAACCGCTCCAAACCAACGGACGGATCAGGCGGAAAGCTATATCGCATAGTTCCGGCCGGCATTCCTGCGTTTTTTTATTAGCTCCCTAGCGTTGGCATAAGGGGCAGAAATGCGTCTTTCTGCCTGCGATAAGCCGTCTCTCAATCGCGCTGCCGCAGCGATAGCAAACCAGTCCCGTCCGCCGGTATACGCGAAGGCGCTGCTGAAATTCCCCTAATGTCCCATCCAGATGCCGGTAATCGTTTGTGGAAGAACCTCCGGCGTCGATCGCCTCGTTCAATACTTCGCGGATGCGATCCAGCAGTTGAGCGGCTTCCTTCTCCTCCAATCCGCATGCTGGACGCAGAGGAGAAAGGCCCGCTCGGAATAACGATTCGTCGGCATAGATATTTCCCAAGCCCGCTATGACGTTTTGATCGAGCAAAAGCGATTTGATCGGCCGTTTCCGTTTATGGATTTTATCGAAAAATTGGGGAGGATCGATTTCGAATGGGTCTTGTCCTAAATTCGCCCAGGGAGGGAAGTGGGATAATTCATGCGGGCGGAACAAGGCGGCGAAGCCGAAGCGCCGGGGGTCGCGCTGCCGCAATTCCTGCGAACCTTTATCCAACAAGATGCGGATATGCGTATGCGGCTCCAAGGCGTCGGTGGATTTCGTCAACAACAAGCGTCCGGACATTCCCAGATGATGAAGCAGTACATAGGGACCTGTGAGATACAGCAGGATGAATTTTCCCCGCCTCTCCGCCCGCAATATCGTCTCGCCCGGCGTCAAATGGATTAGCTCTCCTCCGCGCCGCAAATAATCCTTACGAAGAAGAACGTACTCGGTAATCCGCCGTCCGGCGATCCGGTTGTTTAAAGCCCGGCGTATGGTTTCCACCTCTGGCAGTTCGGGCATATTCCCATCCCGCGCATTCCATCGAAGGGAATTCGGCATCGCATAGCTGCATGGCGAGTCTAAGCGCGTACGATTATTATTATCGGCCAATAACGAGGCGGCTGGAATCGCTCCCAACGATTCTCGGCGTCATCGATCGTCCCGCAGGGGGATGAATTCGACTTCCGTAAACTCCTCCACCGTATCCACGTCGCCGGGGATCACCGCAAAGCCATCCGCTCCCAATAGCGAAGTGAGCATCCCCGATTCCTGCTTCCCCGTTGGGTAAGCGATCGGCGCTCCCGACGGCATGTGGGAAAGCCGGCAGCGCATAAAATGAGTCCGCGAACCGGGATTATGAACCAATTGACCCATCCGAGCGAACATAGTGGTATTGCGCCAATCCTTCCTTCCCATCATTAGTTTGATCGACGGTTTCACGAAGAGATGAAAAGAGGCAATAACGGAGACGACGTTTCCCGGCAGCCCGAATATCGGACGCTCGTCCAACAGGCCAAAGAGAATCGGTTTCCCTGGCTTCACCGACGCTTTGTGAAAAATCGTCCGCATACCCATATCCCGCAGCAGGCCGGGAAGAAAATCCCTCTCGCCCGCGGAAACGCCGCCGGAAGCGATCAGCAGATCGGCTTCTTCCACGCCGCGCCGGATCAAATCCCTCAGCGCGCCGGGATCGTCCCGCCCGATTCCAAGATCGGCGACGGGACAACGCAGGCGTTCCAATTCGGCGGCAAGCGTATAGGCGTTCACGTTGCGGATCTGTCCGGGAACGATTTCCGACTCCGGCTCCACCAATTCGTCTCCCGTCGCCAGCAAAGCGGCGCGAGGCGGTTGGCGTACGCTCACTTCCCGGATACCCTGCTGCGCCAAAAGTCCCCGTTCCACGGGACCGACGGCAATTCCGAGGGGCAGCAAGACGTCGCCCCGCCTTATTTCCTCGCCTTCGGGGCGAAGGTTTTCTCCCGGTTGCGCCGATGAAAAAATATCCACGCTATCGTTATGCGTTTTCGTATATTCCACCATGATCACGGCGTCGGCGCCCTGCGGCAAGGGAGCTCCAGTCATAATCTTCGCCGCCCAACCGGGTTGAAGCGTTTGGCGGGAAGGAGAGTCGCCCGCGAAGATGGCTTCTGCGACGTGCAGACGGACGGGGCGGTTTTCCGATGCGCCTTGGACGTCCTCGGATCGCACGGCGTAGCCGTCCATGGAGGTATTCGTAAAGGGCGGCAGGTTTTCTATAGCCGCTACGTCTTCCGCCAACGCCGCGCCGATCGAGCAGCGCCAATTGATGCGGCGAATGGGCAACGGCGTCAGATGATCCTCTATCAACCGCAACGCTTCTCTATAAGAAAGGAGGGATTCATTCATAATATTGGATATCTCCAATTCATTGCGTATATGGATGATTTCGAGAAAAAGATCGTTTCTTCGTTACCCGCTTAAAACAAGTCTACCAAATTTCTAAATTATCTACAGTGACGATGGGGCGGGAGATCAAAGTACAACTTCGTTCGAGATACAGGCAAATCCAAGGTAGAAATCAACCGGCGCGTCTCCGGACAAGCGATTCAATTCGGCAATAGTCTTCCTTGACAGGTCGATCAAAGCTGGAAGAATACTCCTAATGAAGATAATATTCTTATTCCGCCGGATTGGATAATCGTCTTCTCGCAAAAGCGTTATTCGCGCCCGAACCGCGCAAAAACCGGTGGATTGCGTTTTCCATTTCAATCCCAACAGGTAGATTCGCTAATTTACCGATAAGGCGTATTTATGAACTCTTTCGCTTCCGCGTTTCCCGACGAACGTTCATCCTCCATGAATTTATCCTTATCCAACCTCTTCGAACCGATAGCGGATGAACTGGCCGAGACGATTTCCTTATACCGGGAAACCGTTCTGCGTACGGCGGAACGCAACTATCTGCATACCTTGATTTCCGGCGGAGTTCCCTACCTGCCGGAAGAATTCCGCATCGCTACCGCCGACCGGATCGCCGAACACCTCTTGGAAAGCGACGGAAAGTGGATCCGCTCCGCTCTAGTTCTTCTTACCGCCAACGCCTGCGGATTCAACGGACTTCCCGCTCGTCAAGTAGCGGCGGCGGTGGAAATGATCCACATGGCTACTCTTGTCCATGACGACATCATCGACGAAGCTCCTATGCGCCGGGGCGTGGAAGCGGTTCATTGGCATTGGGGCAACTCCATCGCCGTTCTGCTGGGCGATTTTCTCTTTTCCAAAGCATTCAAATTGCTGCTCGCCAGCGGCTCGCTGCCTTCTCAATCTCTGTTAACCCAAGCGACCGGCCAAATGTGCCTGGGAGAGATTAAAGAATTGGTCATTTCGGATCAGGGGCTGATATCCGAAAAAGATTATATGGAGATGATCGAAAATAAAACCGCCTCCCTTATGGCCGCCGCCAGCGCTTCCGGCGCCCATCTCGGCGGATTGGATAGCCGGCTGGCGGAGTGCATGCACGCTTACGGCCATGCCGTCGGCATCGCTTTCCAAATTACGGACGACGTTTTGGATTTCACGGCTCCCACGAGCATCCTGGGAAAAGAGCAGGGGTGGGATATGCGCAACGGCAAAACGACGCTTCCACTCATCCACCTTTTACATAACGACGGCGTGGCGGCGCGGGGAATTTTGGAGAGTTCGCAGCCTTTCGAAGAAAAAGCGGCGCGCCTTCTCTCCCTCATGAACGAGATGGGTTCCATCGATTACGCTTACGACGCCGCTTCTCGCTACGGCGCAATCGCTAAAAACAACCTGGCCGAAGTGGAAAAGGTTGCCGGTTCTTCCCATAGCATCCATTCGCTCAACAACCTCGTCGATTTTATTCTTATCCGCGAACGCTAGGAAAGCAAATTCTCAATTTCTCGCATCTTTCCATTTCCTTCGCTAAATAGCGGGACGGGTAGCATGGGTTAGGCGTTAGCCAGCCCTTGAAAGATTGATCAAAGGCAGATTACGTCTTGCCTTTGCCACCCGGCCACCCGTCGCGCCGCATTTCGTCTTTTCTCAAAGAAATTCTCCGCAAGAATAAAAATTTTCCACATATAGTTTTTAATAAATTTCGCAATCTATTGAATTTCTTTTACTAACCACTGGCCACTGACCGCTGTTTTTAGGTACAATAATTTTGGAATAAATTAGAAAAACGTAATCCATCCTGAAATTCGAATGCAAAGAGGAAATCCCCATGTGCGAAAAGGATCGCCTAATTGCCGAACAATTCAAAAAGAAACTAATAGAAAACCAGATACCGGTTCGAGAGATGTTCCTGTTCGGTTCTCGCGTGCGGGGAGATTCAGACCAGGATTCCGACTTGGATGTGCTGGTGCTTTTGGATTGGAAAACTTCCGAGATGGATCGGCGGATTAGCCATTATGCTTGGGAAGTGGGTTTCGAGGCGGATGTAATCGTGCAACCGGTTGTCATGACCTATAAACAAGCCAAGGAAGGTCCGGAAAAATCCTCGTTGCTTCTAATGGCCGTGGAAGAAGAAGGAGTGAGCGTATGACGCCGGAAGATGTCAAGTCATTGGTCGATATTCGAATGAGCCAAGCCGATGAGTGCTTGGAAGATGCTCGAACTCTTTTCGCTTATGAAAAAGGATGGCGAACCATCGTAAATCGATCGTACTATGCAGCGTTTTATTCGGTTCTGGCTTTGCTCCAAACCCTCGGAAAAATACCCCGAAAACATAGAGGCGTCATTGTCCTGTTCGATGTGGAATTCGTTAAAACGGGATTGTTGCCCAAGGAACTTTCCGAAGCGCTGCATTGGCTTTTCGCATCGCGAAATAAAGAGGACTATATCAGTTTGGAACCGGTCTCTCGCGAAGAATCCGAACAAGCGCTGAAAACATCCGAAAAATTTGTTCAAGCTATACGCACGCATCTTCACCAAGAAGGTTTTCTTGAGGAATAGTCCCTATAAACGAATCGTAGTTTCCTACTCATCGTAAAAAAAATCCTCCTACCGAGATATTGCCTTGAGGATAATACGCGCGAACGTTCGACGGCTGCCGATGCCTATTTGAAAATCGTCCTAACACCACTTCCTATCGCGGTAATCGGAATTCGCCCAGCATAGGGCGTCTGGCGTCGCCAGATGCGCCAGGCGTTTTTCCAGTTCTTCTTTCTGCATGGAATAACGATAGCTATCCTTGATTTTCGAGGCGCCGTATGTCTTGGCAATTTGGAGATTCTCTTCAAAGGTTGCCATTCCGATATGTCCTACCAATGTCGTCGCTACGCCGGAGAGATTCCAAACGTATTCCAGCAATTCTTTAGGCGCCGCATTCGCTCCTACAACGTTGCGCATGACTTTCATACCCAAGACGCCGATATTTCTTTCCCGCGCGGCGGGCAATGGCGTCGCCGCGTAATCGCCGTAGAGCGTCGGCGTCAAGGCCAATATGACGACGTCGAAATCCATCGCTTCGATGAATTCCTTCGACCGTATGGCGCTGCTCATGCTGGAAAAGCCGATGAAGCGGGCGGCGCCTTCTTCTTTCAGCCGAACGGCCTCTTTGTAAACGCCTCGTTCCACCGCCGAGAAGCTGTCGTTATTGTTGACATCGTGAATGAGAAGAAGATCGACGTAATCCGTCTTCAGGCGCTGGAGGCTGCGTTCGAATTCCGACAACGCCGTCGTTACGTCGCGGGAATCCATCTTGGTGGATAGATATATGCGGTTGCGATAGGGCGCCAAAATCGCTCCAAAACGGTCTTCGCTGGCTTGGGGATAATTCCAGTGATAGCTGGGGGCCGTATCGAATAGGTTCACGCCTTCCGCTACGGCTTTTTCCAACATCGGCTCCCATACGCCGTCCTTATTTTCCAAAAACTGCGAGCCGCCGCCGAAAGTGAGCAAAGAAACTTTCATGCCCGTCTTCCCCAAAATGCGAAACGGCATTCCTGCTTCCGCCGCTGTGGATGAGACGGGAGACAAAAACTCCATCGACGCCGCTCCGGCAGCGCCGATAGCTGCTTGCTTCATGAAGTCGCGGCGAGAAACGCCGTTGGATTGTTTTTCCATGATCCATCGCCTTTCTATGCGTTCTTTTCGGAAGCCGTTATCGCCGCCAGCGAGATTATTAAACGGCGCCTTCTACGTCTTCTACTCCTCGCGCCTGGCGGCTCTTGCGGGTTATGCGTTCGAAATCTTGCGGGCTAACATCGTCGGGCACTCCGCCGGAATCCATGAAGATAAGACGTCCGTATCTTTGGCCCAATCTTCCCATCTCATGCAAAAAAACATTCTGCCGATCGGCTTCCCAATTCCAAAAGCTAGCAGGAAATCCGCCCGTTACAATGAAACGATCCGAATAAGTTTTCATAACGTGCTCGATAGTATGTCCTTCTTCGGGATCGAATGGATTAATAAAATCGAAGCCGCATTCCGCCAAATCGTCGAGAATAGCGGTTATCGCCCCGTGACTGTGACAATGAACTCTGCCTCCCAAATCGTGGACGGCGTTGCAAAGTTTCATATGCCAAGGTTGGAAGAAGGTTCGATAATGCTCCCTCTTCATGAGGAGTGATTTTTTGGTTCCTAGATCGTCGCAAAGCGCGATGCAATCCGCGCCCGCTTCTATCATTTTGCGCGCCGCCGTCAAATTCCACTCTCCCAACCGTTCCGCCAATTCATGGATTAAGTTCGGCTCCAGAATGAGATTCATGAGCGTCTCGGAATATTCCATAAGAAAATAATGCAGCCCCGAAAAGAAGCCGTTCAGCGATCCGAGAACGTATTCGCCTTTCGATTTGAGATAGGCGGCGTCTTGCGTGAATCCTGCGTAACGTTCCGGCGCGGCGGGATCGGGCAATTCCAGACGCTGCAAATCTTCCCGGCATTTCACCGGATGATCGTAGTGATGATAGAAATGGGGGTGAAATTGCACCTTGGCGCGCACGCCAGTTTCGTATTCGACGACGAGTTCATTCTCGTCGCGCTTGATCGAGCGGCAGAAAAACTCGCCGGGGCCGCCGTGGCCGAAGCAGATATTGGCGCCTTTTCCCAGGCATGAAAAGCATCGTCCCGTATGATTGTTGAATCGGATCAACCGATCCAAATTGTCTGCACCCATCGCACTGGAATCGAATCGATCAGGAACATCGTAAATCCACATGGGAGAATAATGGCATGGCTCCGGCGACAATCTTCTCGCCAGATCGCTGTTGAAAAACGACATCCAATGCTGAGGAACGGGTATATCTTTACGTCCCTCCAGCATGGCTTGAATCCATTCCCGTTTCGTCATCTTCGCTCCCTGTTTTTGAATGCGCCGTTCTAAGGGATTCTTTTTCGTCTATCGCCACGCTGCCTTATTCACTCATGTTACGCGCCTGGAAGTACGGGCGTCCCACCCGCAAGTTGGAGAAACCGTCCCAGAGCGGCGAATGGGATTTCTATCTGTTGCGTTTTTGAATCACGAAACCACGAAATCACTCGAATTCCACGAAATATTCGAATCGCGGATATTGCGGATTCTTTTGGATTTCACGAAAAAAAGCATTTCATAAAGCGATCCCATGCTCCAACTTTTTTTTCTTTTTTTCGTGTTTTTCTTTTTCCTTTCGCGTTTTCGTGATTCAAACGACAATTGAAAAAGTTCCCATTAATTGTCCTTCGCGCGTAGCATGAGTTCCTCAGGCAATGCGGCGGATAATCTTTTACCTAATAAATGCCTCTTATTCTTTTCGCGATTCGTTGACTTATGTTCTTGACAAGATTATCGTTGGTTTGCGCTTTGAACAAAGTGGAACATCGCGGCATTTATGGAATTATTCTGGGAAAGACCTCCTTAAAACAACGGCGCTTTTTTTCATTCCCATTCTTTCAAGGATGATCGTCCATGATAAAAACAGCCATAATCGGCGCTGGAGGCATCTCCCGCACTCATATCGAAACCTATAAACAATTTCCCCAACGCTGCCGCATCGCCGCCCTGGCGGACGCCTATCCGGAAAAAGCGCAAGCCAAAAACGACGAATTTCAACTCGGAGCGGCAGTTTATGACGATTATAAACGCATTTTGGAAAATTCCGAAATCGGTCTAGTTTCCGTCTGCACGCCGCCTTTCCTTCATGCTCCCATCAGCGTCGATTGCCTCAATGCGGGCAAGCACGTCATCTGCGAAAAACCGATGGCGTCCTCTCTAGCTGAATGCGATGCTATGCTCGAGGCCGCCGAGCGCAATGGGAAAATTCTCGCCATTATCGCCCAAAACCGATTTCGCGCTCCAGTCTGGAAATTGAAAAAACTGCTGGATTCCGGCGCGGCGGGAAAAGTATTGCACGCCCAGGTGGAATCCTATTGGTGGCGCGGCCATTGTTATTACGATCTCTGGTGGCGCGGCGTCTGGGAAAAAGAAGGCGGCGGCTGCACCTTGAATCACGCCGTCCATCATATTGACATGTTTCAATGGATGATGGGCATGCCATCCGAAGTGCGCGCCGTATTGGCCAATACAGCTCATGACAACGCCGAGGTGGAAGACCTCTCTATCGCCATTTTGAAATATCCCAGCGGCGCGCTCGCGCAAATTACCAGTTCCGTCGTTCATCACGGCGAAGAGCAGCAGTTGATCTTCCAGGCGGAAAAAGCGCGGCTCTCCTTCCCTTGGAAAGTCTGCGCCATGAAATCCCGCGACAATGGCTTTCCTGATGCGGATACTGATCGGGAAAAAGAGATTCAAGATTTATATGACGGCATCCCATGGCTGGAATTCGAGGGATATGAGGGCGAATTCAATGGCGTTTTGACGGCTATCGAAAGCGGCGGCGAGGTTCTGATAAGCGGACGGGAAGGACGCAAAACGCTGGAACTAATCTCCGCCATCTATCAATCCGCCTTTACGGATAAGACGGTCAAGCTGCCTATGACGCCAGCAGATCCTTTTTATACGAGAGAAGGCGTCTTGGCTAACGCCGTTCATTTCCACGAGAAAAAATCGTCCGTTGAGAATTTCGGCGACGACCGCATCATCGTCGGCTCCAGCCGCGATCAAAAGAAATAGAAGGAGCAATTTCCATGTCAAGAACGGACGGCGGCATGTACGCCCCCAAAGGCAAACCGAATCCCGTATGTCAAAAAGGCGATTTTCGCTTCGCCGCCATCGGCTTGGATCATGGCCATATCTACGGCATCTGCAACGGCCTTACCGAAGCGGGCGGGGAATTGATTTGGGTTTACGATCCCGATCCTGCCAAGGTTGCCGCTTTTTGCAAGGAATATCCGCAAGTCAAATCGGCAGCA
Proteins encoded in this region:
- a CDS encoding uroporphyrinogen decarboxylase family protein — protein: MTKREWIQAMLEGRKDIPVPQHWMSFFNSDLARRLSPEPCHYSPMWIYDVPDRFDSSAMGADNLDRLIRFNNHTGRCFSCLGKGANICFGHGGPGEFFCRSIKRDENELVVEYETGVRAKVQFHPHFYHHYDHPVKCREDLQRLELPDPAAPERYAGFTQDAAYLKSKGEYVLGSLNGFFSGLHYFLMEYSETLMNLILEPNLIHELAERLGEWNLTAARKMIEAGADCIALCDDLGTKKSLLMKREHYRTFFQPWHMKLCNAVHDLGGRVHCHSHGAITAILDDLAECGFDFINPFDPEEGHTIEHVMKTYSDRFIVTGGFPASFWNWEADRQNVFLHEMGRLGQRYGRLIFMDSGGVPDDVSPQDFERITRKSRQARGVEDVEGAV
- a CDS encoding Gfo/Idh/MocA family oxidoreductase, giving the protein MIKTAIIGAGGISRTHIETYKQFPQRCRIAALADAYPEKAQAKNDEFQLGAAVYDDYKRILENSEIGLVSVCTPPFLHAPISVDCLNAGKHVICEKPMASSLAECDAMLEAAERNGKILAIIAQNRFRAPVWKLKKLLDSGAAGKVLHAQVESYWWRGHCYYDLWWRGVWEKEGGGCTLNHAVHHIDMFQWMMGMPSEVRAVLANTAHDNAEVEDLSIAILKYPSGALAQITSSVVHHGEEQQLIFQAEKARLSFPWKVCAMKSRDNGFPDADTDREKEIQDLYDGIPWLEFEGYEGEFNGVLTAIESGGEVLISGREGRKTLELISAIYQSAFTDKTVKLPMTPADPFYTREGVLANAVHFHEKKSSVENFGDDRIIVGSSRDQKK